One segment of Herbaspirillum hiltneri N3 DNA contains the following:
- a CDS encoding helix-turn-helix domain-containing protein translates to MDKRYNPISLQEQVQLRKQAVDGVLAHPEWDLAEAARHLRTTMRLTIKEMAKVTGLSERTLRDIESGRSGGTIATAEKLLGLVGLRLSISRIRPVSGDQQV, encoded by the coding sequence ATGGACAAACGCTACAACCCGATTTCGCTGCAAGAACAGGTGCAACTGCGCAAGCAGGCTGTCGACGGCGTGCTCGCCCATCCCGAGTGGGATCTGGCCGAAGCCGCACGCCACTTGCGCACCACCATGCGCCTGACCATCAAGGAAATGGCGAAAGTCACCGGGCTATCCGAACGCACTCTCCGCGACATCGAAAGCGGCCGTTCCGGCGGCACCATCGCGACCGCGGAAAAATTGCTGGGACTGGTGGGATTGCGACTGTCGATCAGCCGCATCCGCCCGGTGTCAGGCGATCAGCAGGTATAG
- a CDS encoding type II toxin-antitoxin system HipA family toxin gives MDDFCTIELFADNHWTEAANVSLTGAAAQGVFTPTSSGYGLEYAVAWQNRRDAHALSSGFPVSLASLDLPHWPVFLIDMLPQGYGRQELLRRLGLSENAEAAGDWPLLLAGAGNPIGNLRIKEAAQWLQRQDGPLHGFTDEEVATRADDFTEYLARHGLFVAGSSGVQGEWPKILLTRADDGLLYLDHALPDERAREHYIVKFGRGANERLAQILRQEAPYMEIARHLGLRVHARLHMQERALFIPRFDRRVDGGKVIRLAQESLAALTGKPGFGQVPTHDEACMRLCEIASDPLAEICEYLRRDVANVALANKDNHARNTAITRDEAGRIGLTPLFDFAPMYLHPDGISRRIRWSQHDGGSPDWQAVIDSVAGQTRLPRTPLLETLQAMATPLLEVADRGRDFGLEEDVLAYLQLPLRTHAARLQALH, from the coding sequence ATGGACGACTTCTGCACCATCGAGCTGTTCGCTGACAATCACTGGACCGAGGCCGCCAATGTCAGCCTGACCGGGGCTGCCGCGCAGGGCGTATTTACGCCTACGTCCAGCGGCTATGGACTGGAATACGCGGTCGCCTGGCAAAACCGGCGCGACGCCCATGCCTTGTCCAGCGGCTTCCCGGTGTCATTGGCATCGCTCGACCTGCCGCATTGGCCGGTGTTCCTGATCGACATGCTGCCGCAGGGATACGGGCGCCAGGAATTGCTGCGCCGGCTCGGCTTGTCGGAAAACGCCGAGGCAGCCGGAGACTGGCCGCTGCTGCTCGCCGGTGCCGGCAATCCGATCGGCAATTTGCGGATCAAGGAGGCGGCGCAGTGGCTGCAGCGGCAGGATGGTCCCTTGCACGGCTTCACCGACGAGGAAGTCGCCACGCGCGCCGACGACTTCACGGAATACCTGGCCCGGCACGGCTTGTTCGTCGCCGGTTCGTCCGGCGTGCAAGGCGAATGGCCCAAGATCCTGCTGACCCGCGCCGACGACGGCCTGCTCTACCTCGACCACGCCCTGCCCGACGAGCGCGCACGCGAACATTACATCGTCAAATTCGGCCGCGGCGCCAATGAACGCCTGGCCCAGATCCTGCGCCAGGAAGCGCCGTACATGGAAATCGCCCGCCATCTCGGCTTGCGCGTGCATGCGCGGTTACACATGCAGGAGCGCGCCCTGTTCATCCCGCGCTTCGACCGTCGCGTCGACGGCGGCAAGGTAATCCGCCTGGCCCAGGAAAGCCTGGCCGCCCTGACCGGCAAACCCGGCTTCGGCCAGGTGCCGACGCATGACGAAGCCTGCATGAGATTGTGCGAAATCGCCTCCGATCCACTTGCTGAAATCTGCGAGTACCTGCGCCGCGACGTCGCCAACGTCGCGCTGGCCAACAAGGACAATCACGCCCGCAATACCGCGATCACGCGCGATGAAGCCGGACGCATCGGCCTGACGCCGCTGTTCGATTTCGCCCCCATGTATCTGCATCCGGACGGCATTTCGCGTCGCATCCGCTGGTCGCAGCACGACGGCGGCAGCCCGGACTGGCAGGCCGTGATCGACTCGGTTGCCGGGCAAACCCGGTTGCCGCGCACCCCTCTGCTGGAGACGTTGCAGGCGATGGCGACGCCGTTGCTGGAAGTGGCCGATCGCGGACGCGATTTCGGCCTGGAAGAGGATGTTCTGGCTTATCTGCAGCTCCCCTTGCGCACGCATGCCGCGCGACTGCAGGCATTGCACTGA
- the queE gene encoding 7-carboxy-7-deazaguanine synthase, whose amino-acid sequence MTYSIKEIFYTLQGEGTHAGRPAVFCRFSGCNLWTGREEDRSKAICQFCDTDFVGTDGEGGGKFKTSDALAQAINQLWPASYAASKYVVFTGGEPLLQLDEVLIASMHAVGFEIAIETNGTIPVPPGVDWICVSPKMGSELKVFKGSELKVVIPQQAQVLADYEKLDFAHFLLQPMDGPEAVRNTKMAIELVKNNPKWKLSIQTHKLLQIP is encoded by the coding sequence GTGACTTACAGCATCAAAGAAATTTTCTATACCTTGCAAGGCGAGGGTACGCACGCCGGTCGTCCGGCGGTGTTTTGTCGTTTCAGCGGCTGCAACCTGTGGACCGGCCGCGAAGAAGATCGCAGCAAGGCGATTTGCCAGTTTTGCGATACCGATTTCGTCGGCACCGACGGCGAGGGTGGCGGCAAGTTCAAGACCAGCGACGCGCTGGCGCAAGCGATCAACCAGCTGTGGCCCGCGTCCTATGCGGCCAGCAAGTACGTCGTGTTCACCGGCGGCGAACCGTTGCTGCAGCTCGACGAGGTACTGATCGCCAGCATGCACGCGGTCGGATTCGAGATTGCCATCGAAACCAACGGCACGATTCCGGTGCCGCCCGGGGTCGACTGGATTTGCGTCAGCCCCAAGATGGGTTCCGAACTGAAGGTATTCAAAGGCAGCGAACTGAAGGTCGTGATTCCGCAGCAGGCGCAGGTCCTGGCCGACTATGAGAAGCTGGATTTCGCGCATTTCCTGCTGCAGCCGATGGACGGCCCCGAAGCCGTGCGCAATACCAAAATGGCGATCGAGCTGGTCAAGAATAATCCCAAGTGGAAGCTGAGCATCCAGACGCACAAGCTGTTGCAGATACCGTAA
- the queD gene encoding 6-carboxytetrahydropterin synthase QueD has product MLTITRKLEFDAGHRIPDHKSQCRNLHGHRYTLEITLVGKVIEVEGSSDNGMIMDFSDIKTLAKQHLVDVWDHAFLVYEKDQPVRDFLASLPDHKTVVIDRIPTVENLARTAFDILNAAYKDAYGTGLHLQKLVLHETPNCWAEITAD; this is encoded by the coding sequence ATGCTGACCATTACCCGTAAACTCGAATTCGATGCCGGCCACCGCATCCCCGACCACAAGAGCCAGTGCCGCAATCTGCACGGCCACCGCTATACCCTGGAAATCACCCTGGTCGGCAAGGTCATCGAAGTCGAGGGCAGCTCCGACAACGGCATGATCATGGATTTCTCCGACATCAAGACGCTGGCCAAGCAACATCTGGTCGACGTCTGGGATCACGCGTTCCTGGTCTATGAAAAAGATCAGCCCGTGCGCGATTTCCTGGCAAGCCTGCCGGACCACAAGACGGTCGTGATCGACCGCATCCCGACCGTGGAGAACCTGGCGCGCACCGCCTTTGACATCCTCAACGCGGCCTACAAGGACGCGTATGGCACTGGCTTGCATCTGCAAAAGCTGGTGCTGCACGAAACGCCCAATTGCTGGGCCGAGATCACGGCCGACTGA
- the tadA gene encoding tRNA adenosine(34) deaminase TadA, producing MTGTFTASPEHMQLALVQAQHAWDLGEVPVGAVVVRDGEVIATGYNQPIGKHDPTAHAEIMALRAAAGILGNYRLPGCELYVTLEPCVMCAGAMMHARLARVVYGAADPKTGACGSVLNLFAQEQLNHHTELVGGVMADACGQMLKSFFSERREQLKQERLQRQAIAHAHANAHSIDDEAND from the coding sequence ATGACCGGCACGTTCACGGCCTCGCCTGAGCACATGCAGCTTGCGCTGGTGCAGGCGCAACACGCCTGGGACCTTGGCGAAGTGCCGGTCGGCGCAGTGGTGGTCAGGGACGGCGAAGTCATCGCCACCGGCTACAATCAGCCCATCGGCAAGCATGACCCGACCGCGCATGCGGAGATCATGGCGTTGCGCGCGGCCGCCGGGATTCTCGGCAACTACCGTTTGCCCGGCTGCGAACTGTATGTCACGCTGGAGCCTTGCGTGATGTGCGCCGGCGCGATGATGCATGCGCGCCTGGCGCGCGTGGTCTACGGCGCGGCCGATCCCAAGACCGGCGCCTGCGGTTCGGTGCTCAACCTGTTCGCGCAGGAACAGTTGAACCACCACACCGAGCTGGTCGGCGGCGTGATGGCGGATGCGTGCGGACAGATGCTGAAGAGTTTTTTTTCGGAACGCCGCGAACAGCTGAAGCAGGAAAGATTGCAGCGCCAGGCAATCGCCCACGCGCATGCCAACGCCCATTCAATCGACGATGAAGCCAATGACTGA
- the ldcA gene encoding muramoyltetrapeptide carboxypeptidase, whose product MTETLLAPDIHVPAGTCVAIIAPGGYAPDEAAVGRGIALLEAQGCKVKSYYDHAARHQRFGATDAGRAAHIQQAAADPEVQVVIALRGAYGMSRILPVLNYEALAASGKLFVGYSDITALHLALLAQTGAGGIAGPMLCGDFGAENPSAMTMNSFWRVLTQPMQTIAVEQAGNPALKVSGKLWGGNLAMVVHLLGTPYFPQIDGGILFVEDVNEHPYRVERMLLQLEHAGVLARQKAVLLGDFSNYRLSDYDNGYNFEQMLGYARQHLSAPLLTGLPFGHITDRVSLPVGAHAELESDARGFSLRLSGYRTLT is encoded by the coding sequence ATGACTGAAACCTTGCTTGCTCCCGATATTCACGTGCCGGCCGGCACCTGCGTCGCCATCATCGCTCCCGGCGGCTATGCGCCCGACGAGGCGGCGGTCGGGCGCGGCATCGCTTTGCTGGAAGCGCAAGGCTGCAAGGTCAAGAGCTACTATGATCACGCTGCGCGGCACCAGCGTTTTGGCGCCACCGATGCCGGCCGCGCGGCCCACATCCAGCAGGCGGCGGCAGATCCTGAAGTGCAGGTCGTCATCGCATTGCGCGGGGCCTACGGCATGTCGCGCATCCTGCCGGTACTCAATTACGAGGCGCTGGCCGCCAGCGGCAAATTGTTCGTCGGCTACAGCGACATCACCGCCTTGCATCTGGCCTTGCTGGCGCAGACCGGCGCTGGTGGTATTGCCGGGCCGATGCTGTGCGGCGATTTTGGCGCCGAGAACCCGAGCGCGATGACGATGAACAGTTTCTGGCGCGTGCTCACGCAACCGATGCAGACCATCGCCGTGGAACAGGCGGGCAATCCGGCGCTGAAGGTTTCGGGCAAATTGTGGGGCGGCAATCTGGCGATGGTCGTGCATCTGCTCGGCACGCCGTATTTCCCGCAGATTGACGGCGGCATTCTGTTCGTCGAAGACGTCAACGAGCATCCGTATCGCGTCGAGCGCATGCTGCTGCAACTGGAGCATGCGGGTGTGCTGGCGCGCCAGAAGGCGGTGCTGCTGGGTGATTTCTCAAATTACCGCTTGTCCGACTACGACAACGGCTACAACTTCGAACAAATGCTGGGCTATGCGCGCCAACATCTGTCGGCTCCGTTGCTGACCGGGTTACCGTTCGGCCATATCACCGACCGCGTCAGTTTGCCGGTCGGCGCCCACGCCGAGCTCGAGTCCGACGCGCGCGGCTTCTCGCTGCGTCTGAGCGGCTATCGGACCCTGACCTGA
- a CDS encoding DUF1439 domain-containing protein — translation MIKTTTSAFGKRWRSLAGALLLACGALAAASASQAAYNIWTNEYTFPKKDLQTALATQFPRKLRYMDMFDVNLSNPRLALNPDSNRLTTVVDAQIDNKLLMNKPVNGTLSLSSALKYDAATRSVRLDAPTVEKVDIAGVPAQYAPQLNAIGNAAAEQVLKDYPLYTFKPEQLEMNGKRFEPGAITVLSDGVKVEIKPL, via the coding sequence ATGATCAAAACGACAACATCCGCCTTCGGCAAGCGCTGGCGCAGCCTGGCGGGAGCCTTACTGCTGGCCTGCGGCGCGCTGGCGGCTGCGAGCGCCAGCCAGGCTGCCTACAACATCTGGACCAATGAATACACGTTTCCGAAAAAAGACCTGCAGACGGCGCTCGCCACGCAGTTCCCGCGCAAGCTGCGCTACATGGACATGTTCGACGTCAACCTCAGCAATCCGCGCCTGGCGCTCAATCCCGACAGCAATCGCCTGACCACCGTGGTCGACGCGCAGATCGACAACAAACTGCTCATGAACAAACCCGTCAACGGCACGCTGTCGCTGAGCAGCGCGCTCAAATACGACGCCGCCACACGTTCGGTGCGGCTGGATGCGCCCACTGTGGAGAAAGTCGACATCGCCGGTGTACCGGCGCAATATGCGCCGCAGCTCAATGCCATCGGCAACGCTGCGGCGGAACAAGTGCTCAAGGATTACCCGCTCTACACCTTCAAACCCGAGCAACTGGAAATGAACGGCAAACGATTCGAACCGGGCGCCATCACCGTGCTCAGCGATGGCGTCAAGGTTGAAATCAAGCCTTTGTAA
- a CDS encoding ABC-F family ATPase has protein sequence MLSTANITMQFGPKPLFENISVKFGEGNRYGLIGANGCGKSTFMKILGGDLEPSGGNVSLDTNERLGKLRQDQFAYEEMRVLDVVMMGHTEMWAAMAERDAIYANPDATDDDYMKAADLEAKFAEYDGYTAEARAGELLLGVGVDIEQHQGPMSNVAPGWKLRVLLAQALFSNPDILLLDEPTNNLDINTIRWLEDMLNERNSTMIIISHDRHFLNQVCTHMADMDYGTLKVYPGNYDEYMLASSQARAQQLSVNAKAKEKVAELQDFVRRFSANKSKARQATSRAKQIDKIKVEDIKPSSRANPFVRFEGEKKLHRLAVETQSISKTYDRPIFKNFSIMVEAGEKIAIIGANGVGKTTLLRCIGGDVAGLQPDSGLVKWAENASVGYMPQDPTEEFAKGEILTDWMGQWTQEGDDDQAVRSILGRLLFSGDDVKKSVQVLSGGEKGRMMYGKLMLGRHNVLLMDEPTNHMDMESIESLNIALEKYAGTLIFVSHDREFVSSLATRILEVKENEIIDFRGSYEDYLSSQGIQ, from the coding sequence GTGTTATCCACGGCAAACATCACGATGCAGTTCGGCCCCAAGCCGCTGTTTGAAAACATTTCGGTCAAATTCGGCGAGGGCAACCGCTACGGCCTGATCGGCGCCAATGGTTGCGGCAAGTCGACGTTCATGAAAATCCTCGGCGGCGACCTCGAACCGTCGGGCGGCAACGTCAGCCTGGACACCAACGAGCGTCTCGGCAAGCTGCGCCAGGACCAGTTCGCCTACGAAGAAATGCGCGTGCTGGACGTGGTCATGATGGGCCACACCGAAATGTGGGCGGCGATGGCCGAACGCGATGCGATTTACGCCAATCCGGACGCCACCGACGACGACTACATGAAGGCGGCCGACCTGGAAGCCAAGTTCGCCGAGTACGACGGCTACACGGCCGAAGCGCGCGCCGGCGAACTGCTGCTGGGCGTGGGCGTGGACATTGAACAGCATCAGGGCCCGATGAGCAACGTTGCGCCAGGCTGGAAGCTGCGCGTCTTGCTGGCGCAGGCGCTGTTCTCGAATCCAGACATCCTGCTGCTCGACGAACCGACCAATAACCTCGACATCAACACCATCCGCTGGCTGGAAGACATGCTCAACGAGCGCAATTCCACCATGATCATCATTTCCCATGATCGCCACTTCCTGAACCAGGTCTGTACGCACATGGCCGACATGGACTACGGCACGCTGAAGGTTTATCCGGGCAACTACGACGAATACATGCTGGCATCGTCCCAAGCGCGTGCGCAGCAACTGTCCGTCAATGCCAAGGCCAAGGAAAAGGTCGCCGAGCTGCAAGACTTCGTGCGCCGTTTCTCGGCCAACAAATCCAAGGCGCGCCAGGCCACATCGCGCGCCAAGCAGATCGACAAGATCAAGGTCGAAGACATCAAGCCGTCCAGCCGCGCCAATCCCTTCGTGCGTTTCGAAGGCGAGAAGAAACTGCATCGCCTGGCGGTGGAGACGCAAAGCATCAGCAAGACCTACGACCGTCCGATTTTCAAGAACTTCAGCATCATGGTTGAAGCCGGTGAAAAGATCGCCATCATCGGCGCCAACGGCGTCGGCAAGACCACGCTGTTGCGCTGCATCGGCGGCGATGTCGCCGGCTTGCAGCCCGATAGCGGACTGGTCAAATGGGCGGAAAACGCCAGCGTCGGCTACATGCCGCAGGATCCCACCGAGGAATTCGCCAAGGGTGAAATCCTGACCGACTGGATGGGACAGTGGACCCAGGAAGGCGACGACGATCAGGCGGTGCGTTCGATCCTAGGCCGCCTGCTGTTTTCCGGCGACGACGTCAAGAAGTCGGTCCAGGTGCTGTCCGGCGGCGAGAAGGGCCGCATGATGTACGGCAAGCTGATGCTGGGCCGTCATAACGTCCTGCTGATGGATGAGCCGACCAACCACATGGATATGGAATCGATCGAGTCGCTCAATATCGCGCTTGAAAAGTATGCCGGCACGCTGATCTTCGTGTCGCACGACCGTGAATTCGTTTCGTCGCTGGCGACGCGCATTCTGGAAGTGAAGGAAAACGAGATCATCGATTTCCGCGGCAGCTACGAAGATTATCTGTCCAGCCAGGGTATCCAGTAA
- the nadA gene encoding quinolinate synthase NadA, with protein MQATAMKVVEFERPQMETGSSCTANAWARVPATPTADERHALKARIKQLLKEKQAVLVAHYYVDGDLQDLAEETGGCVSDSLEMARFGRDHAAQTLVVAGVRFMGETAKILSPEKRILMPDLDATCSLDLGCPTDEFSAFCDAHPDRTVVVYANTSAAVKARADWMVTSSIGLDIVKHLHAQGKKILWAPDKHLGGYIQKQTGADMLLWQGSCLVHDEFKGVELELLRKEYPKALILVHPESPEGVVAQADVIGSTSQLIAAVQSSDAKEFIVATDNGILHKMRAAAPGKIFIDAPTAGNAATCKSCAHCPWMAMNGLQNLLHVLETGSNEIHVDPAIGKKAVVCIDRMLDFAAQKKTNVRPTGALENEQTLFAGIGPA; from the coding sequence ATGCAAGCAACCGCAATGAAGGTCGTCGAATTTGAACGGCCGCAGATGGAGACCGGCAGCAGCTGCACAGCCAACGCGTGGGCCAGGGTCCCGGCCACGCCGACGGCCGATGAACGCCACGCATTGAAGGCGCGCATCAAACAACTGCTGAAGGAAAAACAGGCAGTGCTCGTCGCACACTATTACGTCGACGGCGACCTGCAGGACCTCGCCGAAGAAACCGGCGGGTGTGTCTCGGACTCGCTCGAAATGGCGCGCTTCGGCCGCGACCATGCCGCGCAGACGCTGGTAGTCGCCGGCGTGCGCTTCATGGGGGAAACCGCCAAGATCCTGAGTCCTGAAAAGCGCATCCTGATGCCCGATCTGGACGCGACCTGTTCGCTCGATCTCGGTTGCCCGACCGATGAATTCAGCGCCTTCTGCGACGCCCATCCGGACCGCACCGTGGTCGTGTACGCCAACACCAGCGCCGCCGTCAAGGCGCGCGCCGACTGGATGGTGACCTCGTCGATCGGTCTCGACATCGTCAAGCACCTGCACGCGCAAGGCAAAAAAATCCTGTGGGCTCCCGACAAGCATCTGGGCGGCTACATCCAGAAACAGACCGGCGCCGACATGCTGCTGTGGCAGGGCTCCTGCCTGGTGCACGACGAGTTCAAGGGTGTCGAGCTGGAATTGCTGCGCAAGGAATATCCCAAGGCCCTGATCCTCGTGCATCCGGAGTCGCCTGAAGGCGTGGTGGCGCAAGCCGACGTGATCGGCTCGACCTCGCAGCTGATCGCCGCCGTGCAATCGTCGGACGCGAAGGAATTCATCGTCGCCACCGACAACGGCATCCTGCACAAGATGCGCGCCGCCGCGCCGGGCAAGATCTTCATCGACGCGCCGACCGCCGGCAACGCCGCCACCTGCAAGAGCTGTGCGCATTGCCCATGGATGGCCATGAATGGTTTGCAGAATCTGCTGCACGTGCTGGAAACCGGCAGCAACGAAATCCACGTCGATCCTGCCATCGGCAAGAAGGCCGTGGTCTGCATCGACCGCATGCTGGATTTCGCGGCGCAGAAAAAAACCAATGTGCGTCCGACCGGCGCATTGGAAAACGAACAAACACTGTTTGCAGGAATCGGCCCAGCATGA
- the nadC gene encoding carboxylating nicotinate-nucleotide diphosphorylase: MSLTVSSTSNLRNPFAPFDPALSAAFDANVNLAIAEDVGNGDHTGKLVPENEHVKARVIVREQAVLCGAPWFEAVMARLDPRLRVDWKFGEGDLMPADAEVCRIEGPARALLTAERGALNFLQLLSGVATATHRYVDLIRDTRARILDTRKTLPGLRLAQKYAVRVGGGMNQRLALYDGILIKENHIAAAGGITAAVTAAIKLNAGVSIQVEVESIDELGEALAAGATSILLDNFSLDMMREGVMINARRAVLEASGGINMETVRAIAETGVDRISVGSLTKDLQAIDYSLRIVG; encoded by the coding sequence ATGAGTCTCACCGTCAGCAGCACAAGCAATCTGCGCAATCCGTTCGCACCTTTCGATCCGGCCTTGTCGGCGGCATTTGACGCCAACGTCAATCTGGCGATTGCCGAAGACGTCGGCAACGGCGACCACACCGGCAAGCTGGTGCCGGAAAACGAACACGTCAAGGCGCGCGTCATCGTGCGGGAACAAGCTGTCTTATGCGGTGCGCCGTGGTTTGAAGCGGTCATGGCGCGGCTTGATCCTCGCCTGCGCGTCGACTGGAAATTCGGCGAAGGCGACCTGATGCCGGCCGACGCCGAGGTCTGCCGCATCGAAGGTCCGGCGCGCGCCTTGCTGACGGCGGAGCGCGGTGCGTTGAATTTCCTGCAATTGCTGTCCGGCGTGGCGACCGCCACGCATCGCTACGTCGACCTGATCCGCGACACCCGTGCCCGCATCCTCGACACGCGCAAAACGCTGCCGGGCCTGCGCCTGGCGCAGAAGTACGCCGTGCGCGTAGGCGGCGGCATGAACCAGCGCCTGGCGCTGTACGACGGCATCCTGATCAAGGAAAACCACATCGCTGCAGCCGGCGGCATCACCGCTGCCGTGACGGCGGCGATCAAGCTCAACGCCGGCGTCAGCATCCAGGTCGAGGTCGAAAGCATCGATGAGCTCGGCGAAGCCCTGGCAGCAGGCGCGACTTCGATCCTGCTCGACAACTTCTCGCTCGACATGATGCGTGAAGGCGTCATGATCAATGCGCGCCGCGCCGTGCTGGAGGCGTCCGGCGGCATCAACATGGAAACCGTCCGCGCCATCGCCGAGACCGGCGTGGACCGTATCTCGGTGGGCAGCCTGACCAAGGATCTGCAAGCGATCGATTATTCGCTGCGCATCGTCGGCTGA